Proteins encoded within one genomic window of Pigmentiphaga sp. H8:
- a CDS encoding alpha/beta fold hydrolase codes for MPYSIRNGVSIHYEVSGEGPPMVLIHANPFDRRFWLYQVAHFSTWFKVVSIDIRGYGRSDKPAGEFSILDMAEDVLGVCQDLEIDQAVLMGASVGSGIALMLGLERPELFRAMVLVGGGSGGMNFDRRIHGYGDLGVARYHREHLHDLVAPQFASSRLGAYLLDRFAEVGPSLSGAAIAQIFRARAALDMSARLPSLAVPTLVVNGEFDISLEDGRRTAGLIPNAVHRILPGTGHACCIEDPAGFDEIVVAFLRARHLLA; via the coding sequence ATGCCATACAGCATCCGCAACGGCGTCAGCATCCACTACGAAGTCTCCGGCGAGGGCCCGCCCATGGTCCTCATCCACGCCAACCCTTTCGACCGCCGGTTCTGGCTCTACCAGGTGGCGCACTTCTCCACCTGGTTCAAGGTCGTCTCGATCGACATCCGGGGCTATGGGCGGTCGGACAAGCCGGCGGGCGAATTCTCCATCCTCGACATGGCCGAAGACGTGCTGGGCGTGTGCCAGGACCTGGAGATCGATCAGGCCGTGCTGATGGGTGCCAGCGTGGGATCGGGCATCGCGCTGATGCTCGGCCTCGAGCGGCCCGAGTTGTTCCGGGCCATGGTGCTGGTCGGCGGCGGCAGCGGCGGCATGAACTTCGATCGCCGTATCCACGGCTACGGCGACCTGGGCGTGGCCCGCTACCATCGCGAGCACCTGCACGACCTGGTCGCTCCGCAGTTCGCCAGCTCCAGGCTCGGCGCCTATCTGCTGGACAGGTTTGCCGAAGTGGGCCCGTCCCTGTCCGGGGCGGCCATCGCGCAGATCTTCCGGGCGCGGGCGGCATTGGACATGAGCGCCCGCCTGCCATCGCTGGCCGTCCCCACCCTGGTGGTCAATGGCGAATTCGACATCTCGCTCGAAGACGGGCGCAGAACCGCCGGCCTCATACCCAATGCCGTCCACCGCATCCTGCCCGGAACGGGACACGCATGCTGCATCGAGGACCCGGCGGGGTTCGACGAGATCGTTGTTGCCTTCCTTCGAGCCAGGCACTTGCTGGCATAG
- a CDS encoding amidase family protein: MRPSPSTDVPLHALAAAELAALIRARRLSAEEATRYFIDRIERHDGPVNAVPVRDFERALACARQADVDLARGDAGGPLHGVPMTVKESFFVQGLPTCMGEASRAGIPAVEDSVTIRNLKRAGAIILGKSNVPLMCGDWQSSNDVYGETHNPWRHGHSPGGSSGGSAAALAAGLTPLELGNDRAGSIRVPASFCGVYGHKPTWGAISGLGDAFNGQVSPSDIGTAGPMATNTGDLEVLLRALAVPQAGPRRFVLEAPRAASLKGYRVAVWCGDPAVRTSEEITSQLAALADDLAPACKSVTLFQPFFDTAKAREVYGALRVAAVATGKSADKWSEHVRAVEAGPGGHPVAYRHAKAALMTHREWSLHDEWRNRLRAAWSRFFEEWDILICPATLRDPFPIYRSGTPETRQLEVDGRLVDYYDQEFWPGLIGMCYLPATAAPLGLSRQGLPLGMQVVAAEGADYDAIRVAGLLADLRPAPALPGRGAGG, from the coding sequence ATGCGGCCTTCCCCATCGACCGACGTTCCGTTGCATGCGCTCGCGGCGGCCGAACTGGCGGCGCTGATACGTGCGCGGCGGCTTTCCGCCGAAGAGGCGACGCGATATTTCATCGACCGGATCGAGCGCCACGATGGGCCCGTCAATGCGGTGCCCGTGCGCGATTTCGAACGTGCGCTGGCCTGCGCGAGGCAGGCCGACGTCGACCTGGCGCGCGGGGACGCCGGCGGTCCGCTGCACGGCGTACCGATGACCGTGAAAGAGTCGTTCTTCGTGCAAGGGCTGCCTACCTGCATGGGCGAGGCCAGCCGCGCGGGCATCCCGGCCGTCGAGGATTCCGTGACGATCCGCAACCTGAAGCGGGCCGGCGCGATCATCCTGGGCAAGAGCAACGTGCCGCTGATGTGCGGCGACTGGCAATCGAGCAACGACGTGTATGGCGAGACCCACAATCCGTGGCGGCACGGCCATTCGCCGGGGGGCTCGTCCGGAGGGTCGGCGGCTGCCCTGGCCGCGGGCCTGACCCCGCTCGAACTCGGCAACGATCGCGCGGGATCGATCCGCGTCCCGGCGTCGTTCTGCGGCGTCTACGGCCACAAGCCGACCTGGGGTGCGATATCGGGACTGGGGGATGCGTTCAATGGCCAGGTGTCCCCGTCGGATATCGGAACGGCGGGCCCGATGGCGACGAACACCGGCGACCTCGAGGTGCTGCTGCGAGCGCTGGCCGTCCCCCAGGCCGGGCCGCGCCGCTTCGTCCTGGAAGCGCCGCGCGCCGCCAGCCTGAAAGGCTACCGCGTGGCCGTATGGTGCGGCGATCCGGCCGTCAGGACGAGCGAAGAGATTACGAGCCAGCTTGCGGCGCTGGCCGATGACCTGGCCCCGGCCTGCAAGTCGGTGACGCTATTCCAGCCCTTCTTCGATACGGCCAAGGCGCGCGAGGTCTACGGCGCCTTGCGCGTCGCCGCGGTGGCGACCGGCAAGTCCGCCGACAAGTGGTCCGAGCATGTCCGAGCCGTGGAAGCGGGGCCGGGCGGCCATCCGGTGGCCTACCGGCACGCGAAGGCCGCGCTGATGACGCATCGCGAATGGTCCCTGCACGACGAATGGCGCAATCGGCTGCGGGCGGCATGGTCCCGGTTCTTCGAGGAATGGGACATCCTCATCTGTCCGGCCACGCTGCGCGATCCTTTTCCCATCTACCGGAGCGGTACGCCGGAAACCCGGCAACTCGAGGTGGACGGACGGCTCGTCGACTACTACGACCAGGAGTTCTGGCCGGGATTGATCGGCATGTGCTACCTGCCGGCCACGGCCGCGCCATTGGGACTGTCGCGCCAAGGCCTGCCCCTGGGCATGCAGGTCGTCGCGGCGGAAGGGGCGGACTACGATGCCATCCGGGTTGCCGGGCTGCTGGCGGATCTCAGGCCGGCCCCGGCATTGCCCGGGCGCGGGGCAGGTGGCTGA
- a CDS encoding tripartite tricarboxylate transporter substrate binding protein — protein MRFRRQLVALWMSLLPLLAAAATPYPTRQIQIVTSSAPGGSMDVLMRLLAKRMTEEMGQPVVVLNKPGGGGLVAVNHVASMAPDGYTFLFTQMGALAISPAINGQDLSLLDRFEPVTQISTLAISLAVNASLPIHNLAELVEFAKTRGRPLHYATAGNQFSLTYLYSVLFAQQAGIAPGFVPYKLSTQALTDLVSGQIDMMFDAVIPQYPEIQAGRIRSIALFGKTRSALLPDVPTAVEQGYGQVVQGEGWYGLLAPAGTSGAIVDAVHRTLAGILQEPEVRARIGQFDMTVSGMPPAEFKAVLHADARRWAKLIRDNHIAKGE, from the coding sequence ATGAGATTTCGACGACAGCTTGTCGCGTTGTGGATGTCGCTCCTGCCTTTGCTCGCCGCGGCGGCCACTCCTTACCCGACAAGACAGATCCAGATCGTGACGTCCAGCGCGCCGGGGGGCTCCATGGACGTCCTCATGCGCCTGCTGGCCAAGCGCATGACCGAGGAAATGGGCCAGCCGGTCGTCGTGCTGAACAAGCCGGGAGGCGGCGGGCTGGTCGCGGTGAACCATGTGGCCTCGATGGCCCCGGATGGCTACACGTTCCTGTTCACCCAGATGGGTGCCCTGGCGATCAGTCCGGCCATCAACGGCCAGGATCTTTCATTGCTGGATCGCTTCGAGCCCGTTACCCAGATCAGCACCCTGGCGATATCGCTGGCCGTCAACGCATCGCTGCCGATCCACAATCTTGCCGAACTGGTCGAATTCGCGAAGACGCGCGGCCGGCCGCTGCACTACGCGACGGCCGGCAATCAGTTCAGCCTGACCTATCTCTACTCGGTACTGTTCGCGCAGCAGGCCGGCATTGCGCCCGGCTTCGTTCCCTACAAGCTGTCCACGCAGGCGCTGACGGACCTGGTGTCGGGCCAGATCGACATGATGTTCGATGCCGTGATCCCGCAGTATCCCGAGATCCAGGCGGGCCGCATCCGGTCCATTGCGTTGTTCGGCAAGACCCGTTCGGCGCTGCTTCCGGACGTGCCGACCGCGGTCGAGCAGGGCTATGGGCAAGTCGTCCAGGGCGAGGGCTGGTATGGCCTGCTGGCGCCCGCGGGGACTTCCGGAGCGATCGTGGACGCCGTCCATCGCACGTTGGCCGGGATCCTGCAGGAGCCGGAAGTACGCGCCCGCATCGGCCAGTTCGACATGACGGTTTCCGGCATGCCGCCCGCCGAGTTCAAGGCCGTGCTGCATGCGGATGCGCGGCGCTGGGCCAAGCTGATCCGGGACAATCACATCGCCAAGGGAGAGTAG
- a CDS encoding LysR family transcriptional regulator — translation MKTLVHLRFRHLQAVARLHETRNVHRAAEQLFLTQSAVSKLLREVEELIGSPLFLRSSQGLRPTEAGDAVAARAHALLAQLNAIETEIGAIGQGAMGRVRLGLTTFSQQLLLIEAITEITERHPRLKISMQTGSHDMLLTALEQGKVDCVITRLAGEAVQGKYAWDVLYEETISVVCRADHPLAGARRISAAALARADWILPPVEAPLRTVIDAYFVEHGLQPPQSILETLSVNILVLMAQRKQVLVPLPTSVAHEVQARQGLVVLGNRPPWKLPPVGLVTRHTDENHRALRLLRQAFLETISANVGGLAAP, via the coding sequence ATGAAAACCCTGGTCCACCTGCGATTCCGCCATTTGCAGGCAGTCGCCAGACTGCATGAAACCCGCAATGTCCATCGGGCGGCCGAGCAGTTGTTCCTGACTCAGTCGGCGGTCAGCAAGCTGCTGCGCGAAGTGGAAGAACTTATCGGCAGCCCGCTGTTCCTGCGCAGCAGCCAGGGCCTTCGGCCCACCGAAGCGGGAGACGCGGTCGCGGCGCGGGCTCATGCGCTACTGGCCCAGCTCAACGCCATCGAGACCGAGATCGGTGCCATCGGCCAGGGCGCGATGGGCCGGGTACGGTTGGGCTTGACCACGTTTTCGCAGCAATTGCTGCTGATCGAGGCCATCACCGAAATCACCGAACGCCACCCCAGGCTGAAGATATCGATGCAGACCGGCAGCCACGACATGCTGCTGACCGCGCTGGAACAGGGAAAGGTCGACTGCGTCATCACCCGCCTTGCCGGCGAGGCGGTCCAGGGGAAATATGCCTGGGACGTCCTTTACGAGGAAACCATCAGCGTCGTCTGCCGCGCGGACCATCCCCTGGCCGGGGCGCGCAGGATAAGCGCGGCGGCATTGGCGCGCGCCGACTGGATTCTTCCGCCCGTGGAGGCACCGCTAAGAACCGTCATCGATGCCTACTTCGTGGAGCACGGCCTGCAGCCGCCGCAATCGATTCTCGAGACGCTGTCCGTCAACATCCTCGTCCTCATGGCGCAGCGCAAGCAGGTGCTCGTGCCCCTGCCGACCTCGGTCGCCCACGAGGTACAGGCGCGGCAGGGCCTGGTCGTCCTCGGCAACCGGCCGCCGTGGAAGCTGCCGCCGGTCGGGCTGGTCACGAGACACACGGACGAAAACCACCGGGCGCTGCGATTGCTCCGGCAGGCGTTCCTGGAGACCATCTCGGCCAACGTGGGCGGGCTTGCCGCTCCATGA
- a CDS encoding F0F1 ATP synthase subunit epsilon — translation MATIHVDVVSAEASIFAGEAKFVALPGESGELGILPGHTPLISRIRPGTVKISRADNGEEEHIFVAGGLLEIQPGTVTVLADTAIRSHDLDEAKAEQARKAAEEALRNAKDKAEVAVVEAELAMLAAQLAAIRKLRGGRS, via the coding sequence ATGGCAACTATTCATGTGGATGTCGTCAGTGCCGAGGCGTCGATCTTTGCCGGTGAGGCGAAGTTCGTTGCGTTGCCTGGCGAGTCGGGCGAGCTGGGCATACTGCCTGGCCATACGCCGCTGATCTCGCGTATCCGTCCGGGTACGGTGAAGATCTCGCGCGCGGACAACGGCGAGGAAGAGCACATCTTCGTGGCCGGCGGTCTGCTCGAGATCCAGCCGGGTACCGTGACGGTGCTGGCCGATACGGCCATCCGCAGCCACGACCTGGACGAGGCCAAGGCCGAGCAGGCGCGCAAGGCGGCGGAAGAAGCGCTGCGCAATGCCAAGGACAAGGCCGAAGTGGCCGTGGTCGAGGCCGAGCTGGCGATGCTGGCGGCGCAGTTGGCCGCCATCCGCAAGCTGCGGGGTGGCCGCAGCTAG
- the atpD gene encoding F0F1 ATP synthase subunit beta, translated as MSNGTIVQCIGAVVDIQFPRDSMPKIYEALTLADESSAFAEKGLTFEVQQQLGDGVVRTIAMGSSDGLRRGMAVAASGAPISVPVGTGTLGRIMDVLGRPIDEAGPIASEERRAIHQDAPKFDELSPSVELLETGIKVIDLVCPFAKGGKVGLFGGAGVGKTVNMLELINNIAKQHSGLSVFAGVGERTREGNDFYHEMAEAGVINLDKIEESKVAMVFGQMNEPPGNRLRVALSGLTMAEKFRDEGRDILFFVDNIYRYTLAGTEVSALLGRMPSAVGYQPTLAEEMGKLQERITSTKTGSITSIQAVYVPADDLTDPSPATTFLHLDSTVVLSRDIAALGIYPAVDPLDSTSRQLDPQVVGEEHYAVARGVQQTLQRYKELRDIIAILGMDELSPEDKQAVGRARKIQRFLSQPFHVAEVFTGSPGKYVPLKETIRGFKMIVEGECDALPEQAFYMVGTIDEAFEKAKKL; from the coding sequence ATGAGCAACGGAACCATCGTTCAGTGCATCGGTGCCGTGGTGGACATCCAGTTCCCCCGCGACAGCATGCCCAAGATCTACGAGGCCCTTACGCTGGCCGACGAGAGCTCGGCTTTTGCCGAGAAGGGCCTGACGTTCGAAGTGCAGCAGCAGCTCGGTGACGGCGTCGTCCGTACCATCGCCATGGGCTCGTCCGACGGCCTGCGCCGCGGCATGGCCGTGGCCGCCAGCGGCGCGCCCATCTCGGTGCCCGTCGGCACTGGCACGCTGGGCCGCATCATGGACGTGCTGGGTCGTCCCATCGACGAAGCCGGCCCCATCGCCTCGGAAGAGCGCCGCGCCATCCACCAGGACGCGCCCAAGTTCGACGAGCTGTCGCCCTCCGTGGAACTGCTCGAAACCGGCATCAAGGTTATCGACCTGGTCTGCCCGTTCGCCAAGGGCGGCAAGGTTGGCCTGTTCGGCGGCGCCGGCGTGGGCAAGACCGTGAACATGCTCGAGCTCATCAACAACATCGCCAAGCAGCACAGCGGCCTGTCGGTGTTCGCGGGTGTGGGCGAGCGGACTCGTGAAGGCAACGACTTCTACCATGAAATGGCGGAAGCGGGTGTCATCAACCTGGACAAGATCGAAGAGTCCAAGGTGGCGATGGTGTTCGGCCAGATGAACGAGCCCCCGGGCAACCGTCTGCGCGTGGCGCTGTCGGGCCTGACGATGGCCGAGAAGTTCCGCGACGAAGGCCGCGACATCCTGTTCTTCGTCGACAACATCTACCGCTACACGCTGGCCGGTACCGAAGTGTCCGCGCTGCTGGGCCGCATGCCCTCCGCCGTGGGCTACCAGCCGACGCTGGCCGAGGAAATGGGCAAGCTGCAAGAGCGCATCACCTCGACCAAGACCGGCTCGATCACGTCGATCCAGGCCGTGTACGTGCCCGCGGATGACTTGACCGACCCGTCGCCCGCCACGACCTTCCTGCACCTGGACTCGACCGTCGTGCTGTCGCGTGACATCGCCGCGCTGGGTATCTACCCCGCCGTCGACCCGCTCGACTCCACCAGCCGCCAGCTCGACCCGCAGGTCGTGGGCGAAGAGCACTACGCCGTGGCCCGTGGCGTGCAGCAGACGCTGCAGCGCTACAAGGAACTGCGCGACATCATCGCGATCCTGGGCATGGACGAACTGTCGCCGGAAGACAAGCAGGCCGTGGGCCGCGCCCGCAAGATCCAGCGCTTCCTGTCGCAGCCCTTCCACGTGGCCGAAGTGTTCACGGGTTCGCCCGGCAAGTACGTGCCGCTGAAGGAAACCATCCGTGGCTTCAAGATGATCGTCGAAGGCGAGTGCGATGCGCTGCCCGAGCAGGCCTTCTACATGGTCGGCACGATCGACGAAGCGTTCGAGAAAGCAAAAAAGTTGTGA
- the atpG gene encoding F0F1 ATP synthase subunit gamma: protein MPGIKEIRTKIKSVQNTRKITKAMEMVAASKMRKAQDRMRTARPYADKVRNIAAHMAQANPDYEHAYLAKRDDIKAAGLIVVTTDKGLCGALNTNVLRAVLNRLKDSEAKGIKVQTTAIGNKGLGFLTRLDANVVSQAVQLGDAPNLERLIGAIKVQLDAYAEGKVDVVYVAYNRFINTMKQEPVIEQLLPLSAERFAQTEEEKKAYSWDYIYEPDAKSVVDELLLRYVEALVYQAVAENMASEQSARMVAMKAASDNAKKVIGDLQLVYNKTRQAAITKEISEIVGGAAAV, encoded by the coding sequence ATGCCCGGAATCAAGGAAATCCGAACCAAGATCAAGAGCGTGCAAAACACGCGCAAGATCACCAAGGCGATGGAAATGGTCGCCGCGTCCAAGATGCGCAAGGCGCAGGACCGGATGCGCACGGCCCGCCCGTATGCCGACAAGGTGCGCAACATTGCCGCGCACATGGCGCAAGCCAATCCCGACTACGAACACGCCTACCTGGCCAAGCGCGACGACATCAAGGCCGCCGGCCTGATCGTGGTCACGACCGACAAGGGCCTGTGCGGCGCGCTGAACACCAACGTCCTGCGCGCGGTGCTCAATCGCCTGAAGGACTCGGAGGCGAAGGGCATCAAGGTCCAGACCACGGCCATTGGCAACAAGGGCCTGGGCTTCCTGACCCGCCTCGACGCGAACGTCGTGTCCCAGGCGGTGCAGCTGGGCGACGCGCCCAACCTGGAACGCCTGATCGGCGCGATCAAGGTGCAGTTGGACGCGTATGCCGAAGGCAAGGTCGACGTGGTGTACGTCGCGTACAACCGCTTCATCAACACGATGAAGCAGGAGCCCGTGATCGAGCAGCTGCTGCCGCTGTCGGCCGAGCGTTTCGCGCAGACCGAGGAAGAGAAGAAAGCCTACTCGTGGGACTACATCTACGAACCCGATGCCAAGTCGGTTGTCGATGAACTCCTGCTGCGCTACGTCGAAGCGCTGGTGTACCAAGCCGTTGCCGAAAACATGGCGTCCGAGCAGTCCGCCCGGATGGTGGCCATGAAGGCTGCATCGGACAACGCCAAGAAGGTGATCGGCGATCTGCAGCTGGTCTACAACAAGACCCGCCAGGCAGCCATCACCAAGGAAATTTCGGAAATCGTGGGCGGTGCGGCGGCTGTATAA
- the atpA gene encoding F0F1 ATP synthase subunit alpha yields MQLNPSEISELLKSRIEGLSNSADIRTQGTVVSVTDGITRIHGLSDVMQGEMLEFPNNTFGMALNLERDSVGAVILGDYTHISEGDTVKSTGRILEVPVGPELKGRVVDALGQPIDGKGPINAKATDVIEKVAPGVIARKSVSQPVQTGLKAIDAMVPIGRGQRELIIGDRQTGKTAVAVDTIISQKGKGLTCVYVAIGQKASTINNVVRKLEEHGAMEYTIVVAASASESAAMQYIAAYSGCTMGEYFRDRGEDALIIYDDLTKQAWAYRQVSLLLRRPPGREAYPGDVFYLHSRLLERAARVNEEYVEKFTNGAVKGKTGSLTALPIIETQAGDVSAFVPTNVISITDGQIFLESDLFNAGIRPAINAGISVSRVGGAAQTKVIKKLSGGIRTDLAQYRELAAFAQFASDLDESTRRQLERGRRVVELLKQPQYQPLQVWELAVSLFAANNGYIDDVEVKDVLAFEKALKEYLKSKYDALVSRIEDTKELSKDDEAALHEAVKDFKKNGAF; encoded by the coding sequence ATGCAACTCAATCCGTCTGAGATCAGCGAATTGCTCAAGAGCCGCATCGAAGGCCTGAGCAACTCTGCTGACATCCGTACCCAAGGCACGGTCGTGTCCGTGACCGACGGTATCACCCGCATCCACGGCCTGTCGGACGTGATGCAGGGCGAAATGCTCGAGTTCCCCAACAACACCTTCGGCATGGCGCTCAACCTCGAGCGCGACTCCGTCGGCGCCGTGATTCTCGGCGACTACACCCACATCTCGGAAGGCGACACGGTCAAGTCGACCGGCCGCATCCTGGAAGTGCCGGTCGGTCCGGAACTGAAGGGCCGCGTGGTCGACGCGCTGGGCCAGCCCATCGACGGCAAGGGCCCGATCAACGCCAAGGCCACCGACGTGATCGAGAAGGTCGCCCCGGGCGTGATCGCGCGCAAGTCGGTGTCGCAGCCGGTGCAGACCGGCCTGAAGGCCATCGACGCCATGGTGCCCATCGGCCGCGGCCAGCGCGAGCTGATCATCGGCGACCGCCAGACCGGCAAGACCGCCGTGGCCGTCGACACCATCATCAGCCAGAAGGGCAAGGGCCTGACCTGCGTGTACGTGGCGATCGGCCAGAAGGCCTCGACCATAAACAACGTGGTCCGCAAGCTCGAAGAGCACGGCGCGATGGAATACACCATCGTCGTGGCCGCCTCGGCCTCGGAATCGGCCGCGATGCAGTACATCGCCGCCTACTCCGGCTGCACGATGGGCGAATACTTCCGTGATCGCGGCGAAGACGCCCTGATCATCTATGACGACCTGACCAAGCAAGCCTGGGCCTACCGCCAGGTTTCGCTGCTGCTGCGCCGCCCGCCCGGCCGCGAAGCCTACCCCGGCGACGTGTTCTACCTGCACTCGCGCCTGCTCGAGCGTGCCGCGCGCGTCAACGAAGAGTACGTCGAGAAGTTCACCAACGGCGCCGTGAAGGGCAAGACCGGTTCGCTGACCGCGCTGCCTATCATCGAAACGCAGGCCGGCGACGTGTCCGCCTTCGTTCCGACCAACGTGATCTCGATCACCGACGGCCAGATCTTCCTGGAATCGGACCTGTTCAACGCCGGTATCCGCCCCGCCATCAACGCCGGTATCTCGGTGTCGCGCGTGGGTGGCGCCGCCCAGACCAAGGTCATCAAGAAGCTGTCCGGCGGTATCCGTACCGACCTGGCCCAGTACCGTGAGCTGGCCGCCTTCGCGCAGTTCGCGTCCGACCTGGACGAGTCGACCCGTCGCCAGCTCGAGCGCGGCCGCCGCGTGGTGGAACTGCTCAAGCAGCCCCAGTACCAGCCGCTGCAGGTCTGGGAACTGGCCGTCTCGCTGTTCGCCGCCAACAACGGCTACATCGACGACGTCGAGGTCAAGGACGTCCTGGCGTTCGAAAAAGCGCTGAAGGAATACCTGAAGTCCAAGTACGACGCGCTGGTCAGCCGTATCGAGGACACCAAGGAACTGTCCAAGGACGACGAAGCCGCGCTGCACGAGGCAGTGAAGGATTTCAAGAAAAACGGAGCCTTCTGA
- a CDS encoding F0F1 ATP synthase subunit delta, with protein sequence MAELSTIARPYAEALFGVARADSAGLAAWAELVAEMAQAAAHPEVRSAIADPKLDNAQRVELFTATLKTQLSPAARNFVTLLVENGRLLLLPEIASQFLWLKNRHEGSADADIASAFALNDAQVADLVAGLEKKFGVKIKPTVRVDASLIGGVRVAVGDQVLDTSVRAQLDRMRDALVA encoded by the coding sequence ATGGCTGAACTGTCCACCATCGCCCGGCCATACGCTGAAGCGCTGTTCGGCGTCGCCCGTGCAGATAGCGCAGGCCTTGCCGCCTGGGCCGAGCTTGTCGCCGAAATGGCGCAGGCCGCCGCGCACCCCGAGGTGCGCAGCGCCATCGCCGATCCCAAGCTCGACAACGCACAGCGAGTCGAATTGTTCACGGCCACGCTGAAGACGCAGCTTTCGCCCGCCGCGCGCAATTTCGTGACGCTGCTGGTCGAAAACGGCCGTCTGCTGCTGCTGCCCGAGATCGCATCGCAATTCCTGTGGCTCAAGAACCGCCACGAAGGTAGCGCCGATGCCGATATCGCCAGCGCCTTCGCGTTGAACGATGCCCAGGTTGCCGACCTGGTCGCCGGGCTGGAAAAGAAATTCGGCGTGAAGATCAAGCCCACCGTCCGGGTCGACGCGTCGCTGATTGGCGGCGTGCGAGTGGCCGTCGGGGATCAGGTGCTCGATACCTCCGTGCGTGCGCAGCTTGATCGCATGCGCGACGCGCTCGTCGCATAG
- a CDS encoding F0F1 ATP synthase subunit B yields MNLNATLVFQMLVFFILAWFTMKFVWPPLMKSIEERRLKIAEGLASAEKGKAELVQAEARIGQIEAAAKSDNQARLAQAEKQAATLIEQARKDAEAERARILEQARQEAQQEAQRAREGLRDAVAQLAVKGAEEILKREVNAQVHAELLGQLKAQL; encoded by the coding sequence GTGAATCTGAACGCGACACTCGTCTTCCAGATGCTCGTGTTCTTCATTCTGGCGTGGTTCACGATGAAGTTCGTGTGGCCGCCTCTGATGAAGTCCATCGAAGAGCGCCGTCTGAAGATTGCCGAAGGCCTCGCCTCGGCCGAGAAAGGCAAGGCCGAACTCGTGCAGGCCGAGGCCCGCATCGGTCAGATCGAAGCCGCCGCCAAGTCTGACAACCAGGCTCGCCTGGCGCAGGCCGAAAAGCAGGCCGCCACGTTGATCGAGCAGGCCCGCAAGGACGCCGAGGCCGAACGCGCCCGCATTCTCGAGCAAGCCCGCCAGGAAGCGCAGCAGGAAGCCCAGCGCGCCCGTGAAGGCTTGCGCGACGCCGTGGCGCAACTGGCCGTGAAAGGCGCCGAGGAAATCCTCAAGCGCGAAGTCAACGCCCAGGTGCATGCCGAACTGCTCGGCCAGCTGAAGGCGCAGTTGTAA
- the atpE gene encoding F0F1 ATP synthase subunit C, whose translation MTNVAFVALACGLIIGLGAIGACLGIAIVGGKYIEASARQPELMNPLQTKLFLLAGLIDAAFLIGVGIAMLFAFANPFVG comes from the coding sequence ATGACCAACGTCGCTTTCGTCGCTCTCGCTTGCGGTCTGATCATCGGTCTGGGCGCCATCGGCGCTTGCCTCGGAATCGCGATCGTGGGTGGCAAGTACATCGAAGCTTCGGCCCGTCAGCCCGAGCTGATGAACCCCCTGCAAACCAAGCTGTTCCTGCTGGCCGGCCTGATCGACGCCGCGTTCCTGATCGGCGTGGGTATCGCCATGCTGTTCGCCTTCGCGAACCCGTTCGTCGGCTAA
- the atpB gene encoding F0F1 ATP synthase subunit A, translating to MASTTAPTASEYIVHHLGHLNNTGHKQSLIADFSVVNYDTLFWSISMGLLVVFLMWLGARRATAGVPGKMQAFVEILVEWVDEEAKGIVHNAKSRLFVAPLALTVFMWIVFMNALDLLPVDLPHYLFSLVGLDDVIHYHRIVPTADLNAPIGMSMGVLLLMFYYGIKIKSPGGFVKELFTAPFHAHGIGAVVLAPFNFLLNIIEYAAKMVSLGMRLFGNMFAGELIFMLIAMLGGAWAGLNATSVALGIGHILAGSVWAIFHILIVVLQAFIFMMLTLVYIGQAHEGH from the coding sequence ATGGCTTCCACCACAGCGCCGACCGCGTCCGAGTACATCGTCCACCACCTGGGACACCTGAACAACACCGGACACAAGCAGTCTCTTATCGCCGACTTCTCGGTCGTCAACTACGACACGCTTTTCTGGTCCATCTCCATGGGCCTCCTGGTCGTGTTCCTGATGTGGCTGGGCGCGCGCCGCGCCACCGCCGGCGTTCCCGGCAAGATGCAGGCCTTCGTCGAGATCCTGGTCGAGTGGGTGGACGAGGAAGCCAAGGGCATCGTCCACAACGCCAAGTCCCGCCTGTTCGTCGCGCCGCTGGCGCTGACCGTGTTCATGTGGATCGTCTTCATGAACGCGCTCGACCTGCTGCCGGTCGACCTGCCCCACTACCTGTTCAGCCTGGTCGGGCTGGACGACGTCATCCACTACCACCGCATCGTGCCCACGGCCGACCTGAACGCGCCTATCGGCATGTCCATGGGCGTGCTGCTGCTGATGTTCTACTACGGCATCAAGATCAAGTCGCCCGGCGGCTTCGTCAAGGAATTGTTCACCGCGCCCTTCCATGCCCATGGCATCGGCGCCGTCGTCCTGGCACCCTTCAACTTCCTGCTGAACATCATCGAATACGCGGCCAAGATGGTTTCGCTGGGCATGCGGTTGTTCGGCAACATGTTCGCCGGCGAACTGATCTTCATGCTGATCGCCATGCTGGGCGGCGCGTGGGCCGGCCTGAACGCCACCAGCGTGGCCCTGGGCATCGGCCACATCCTCGCCGGATCGGTCTGGGCCATCTTCCACATCCTGATCGTCGTGCTCCAGGCCTTCATCTTCATGATGCTGACCCTGGTGTACATCGGCCAGGCTCACGAAGGCCACTGA